In Aquimarina spinulae, a single window of DNA contains:
- a CDS encoding DUF3841 domain-containing protein has protein sequence MKIKLWTIQNESGWNELQKKGFLIPKEEFVKPDFKSGYEWMKIQMSNRIGKPEKTNQFPVWAWYQHFDSNKRKPDLRKSGHLPSGTVGYRIEIEKEQKDILLSDFILWHWPLSYKDYIADSEIEANEYEKRRGNDEFEKLSKLEKNLIEKSWEKIFDMNFDLEYYTLPFQEKKIQATFWELQLEDVIKVDKFIAK, from the coding sequence ATGAAAATCAAACTCTGGACAATACAAAATGAAAGTGGATGGAACGAATTACAGAAGAAAGGATTTTTAATACCAAAAGAGGAGTTCGTAAAGCCTGATTTCAAATCTGGTTATGAATGGATGAAAATCCAAATGAGTAATCGGATTGGTAAACCTGAAAAAACAAATCAATTTCCTGTATGGGCTTGGTATCAACATTTTGATTCTAATAAAAGAAAACCTGATTTAAGGAAATCTGGTCATCTACCAAGCGGAACCGTTGGTTATCGAATAGAAATCGAAAAAGAACAGAAAGATATTTTGTTGTCAGATTTCATTTTATGGCATTGGCCACTTAGTTATAAAGATTATATAGCCGACTCTGAAATAGAGGCTAACGAATACGAAAAAAGACGCGGTAATGACGAGTTTGAGAAATTATCAAAACTAGAGAAAAATCTAATTGAGAAGAGTTGGGAAAAGATTTTTGACATGAATTTTGACTTAGAGTATTATACTTTACCATTTCAAGAAAAGAAAATTCAAGCTACCTTTTGGGAATTACAGCTGGAAGATGTAATTAAAGTGGATAAATTTATAGCAAAATAA
- a CDS encoding serine hydrolase domain-containing protein, with amino-acid sequence MRQPLYLLLFFSLCYSCNSDVKKQQETTKEKNPVEQLFSEIENGKYPATNAILISQNDNLLFEKYFNGYGKDSLQDVRSTTKSITALLTGIAVDKGILKVDEPIFTYLPQYNKDNLDNWDDRKSLITVEDLLTMRTGIGCEQFFGDMGFPDCEDKMFDQKDWVKYGLDQKMAFSPKEKWLYTGTAPMIMGAVISDASHVSIAEFASDYLFKPLDITNHYRWAKNKMTGRYFTAGNLRISPRNMLTIGHMVINKGKYNGKQVISEKMINVILSEKVELPQNYSFFNTAGNSWEGQNAATYGYYWYTEKAKIKDREITLKFTFGNGGNYIMLVPELDNLVIVFTGSNYGKPIVNKQPFDMMYAYVLPHFLK; translated from the coding sequence AAAGCAACAGGAAACCACAAAAGAAAAAAACCCTGTTGAACAATTGTTTTCAGAAATAGAAAACGGAAAATACCCTGCGACTAATGCCATTCTTATTTCCCAAAACGACAATCTTCTTTTTGAAAAGTACTTTAACGGTTATGGAAAAGACAGCCTGCAAGATGTTCGGTCAACTACCAAATCAATAACGGCTCTATTAACAGGAATCGCCGTGGATAAAGGAATCCTGAAAGTAGACGAACCTATTTTCACCTACCTTCCTCAATACAACAAAGATAATCTAGACAATTGGGACGATAGAAAATCTTTGATAACCGTTGAAGATTTATTGACCATGCGAACCGGAATTGGTTGCGAGCAGTTTTTTGGAGATATGGGATTTCCGGATTGTGAAGATAAAATGTTTGACCAAAAAGACTGGGTTAAATATGGCCTTGATCAAAAAATGGCTTTTTCTCCAAAGGAAAAATGGCTTTATACAGGTACGGCTCCAATGATCATGGGAGCGGTAATTAGTGATGCATCTCATGTTAGTATTGCAGAATTTGCTTCAGACTATTTATTTAAGCCTTTAGATATTACAAACCATTATCGATGGGCAAAGAATAAAATGACGGGGAGGTATTTTACTGCCGGTAATCTAAGAATATCACCAAGAAATATGCTTACCATAGGTCATATGGTCATCAATAAAGGAAAGTATAACGGAAAGCAGGTGATTTCGGAAAAAATGATCAACGTAATTTTAAGTGAAAAGGTAGAATTGCCGCAAAATTATTCTTTTTTTAATACAGCTGGCAATTCCTGGGAAGGGCAAAACGCTGCTACCTACGGTTATTATTGGTACACCGAAAAAGCAAAAATAAAAGATCGGGAAATTACATTAAAATTCACTTTCGGAAACGGAGGGAACTATATCATGCTCGTTCCTGAACTAGATAATTTGGTCATTGTTTTTACAGGAAGTAATTATGGTAAACCTATTGTAAACAAGCAGCCTTTCGATATGATGTACGCCTATGTATTACCACATTTCCTGAAATAA
- a CDS encoding RDD family protein produces the protein MTKEQKVNAGIRIVSMLFDHIVMVFIQMFFFIPGMISGFSTAFEISHEPTTTDIFGFNYITLIGLALYFCKDCIQGRSIAKRVLKLQVVENSSGKVASPIRCFIRNIFCIFWFIEVIVTLVNPNRRIGDLVAGTKVVPFNPEHKQPKINSIQIAFSMLLAYGMMMLMMLPLEAWRSRIKSNQVTYVASSLNEQAANETKQLFVDSLGTYLTSDVRVYDQLEQDKDLKYVSVILRLNENYLENDNNYKEIKSVTVPLILAKFPEGTFVGQVQYVYQQPHSIHTRTLTLDWRKKE, from the coding sequence ATGACAAAAGAACAGAAAGTAAATGCCGGAATAAGAATTGTTTCGATGCTTTTTGACCATATCGTAATGGTATTTATCCAGATGTTCTTTTTTATTCCGGGAATGATTTCAGGGTTTTCGACAGCTTTTGAAATAAGTCATGAACCGACTACCACCGACATTTTTGGTTTTAATTACATTACACTTATTGGCCTTGCTCTTTATTTCTGTAAAGATTGCATACAAGGACGAAGCATTGCAAAAAGAGTCCTAAAACTTCAAGTCGTCGAAAACTCAAGCGGTAAAGTGGCTTCGCCAATTAGATGTTTTATTAGAAATATATTTTGTATCTTTTGGTTTATAGAAGTGATCGTTACCCTGGTAAACCCAAATAGGAGAATCGGTGATCTGGTAGCAGGAACAAAAGTAGTTCCGTTTAATCCTGAACACAAACAACCCAAAATTAATAGCATACAAATAGCATTTTCAATGCTTCTTGCCTATGGAATGATGATGCTTATGATGCTACCTCTTGAAGCCTGGAGATCAAGAATAAAAAGTAACCAGGTGACTTATGTCGCCAGTTCATTGAATGAACAAGCAGCAAATGAAACCAAACAACTTTTTGTAGATAGCCTGGGTACATACCTAACTTCTGATGTACGTGTTTATGACCAACTCGAACAAGATAAAGATTTGAAATATGTTTCTGTTATACTTAGGCTTAACGAAAACTACTTAGAGAATGATAACAATTATAAAGAAATCAAATCGGTAACTGTGCCTCTAATTTTGGCGAAGTTTCCCGAAGGAACTTTTGTGGGTCAGGTGCAATATGTCTATCAACAACCCCATAGTATACATACACGTACATTGACACTCGATTGGAGAAAAAAGGAATAA